ctatataatatagatatatatatatatagatatagagatatctatatagatagatatatatatatatatatattgtatataatatatatatatatatctatatatatattataatatatatagtctatatatatagatatctacatatacatatatagatagatagatagatagatagatagatgatattagatggagatatagatctatatgatatgtatggtagatatacagatatatatatatatatatatatataggtatatatagatatattatatagaatatatatgatgatatatagatatatcatatgacatatatatatatatatatagagatagaggagagatatagagatatatataagaatattatattatatagatatattcgataatatagatattaatatatatattattatatatatatatatatataaatatatatataatatatatatatatatctggatatatattatagatatgatatatatattatatatattatatatatttgtattatatatatatagatataataatatatgtatatatatataggatgtctatctacctagctatatatctatatatatatatatatatatatatatgcaatatattattatatatatataatatatctatatatatatatatatatatatctatataatatatatatatatacacatatatatgaacattaacaaaaatataatatatataatatatatatatatatatatatatatatatatatactataaaatatatatataatatattatgtgttaagcttctctctctctctctctctctctctctctctctctctctctctctctctctctctctcctctctctctctctctatatatatatatatatatatatatatcatatatatatatatatatataatatatagatacatatacatatatatatatatatatatatatatagtattgatataataatatatatatatatatatatatctatattatatgtcggatgtatgtgtgcatgtatgtatgtataagtggtatgtgtgtgtgtgtgtgtttgtgtgtgtgtgtatatatatctatatctatctatatataatatatataatatatataccctaatatatatagtatatatatactaatataatacatacctaaatacatatatatatatatatatatatacatatatatatatatatatatatatatatatatataatatatattatatatatatgtatatatatttaatatatataatatatatatatatatagaatatatatatatatatatatatatacatatatatatatatatatatgtaggtatataaatatatgatgtctatctatatatagcgatagaatatatatatatatataccattaatatagcgctatatatatattatatgtatatatatacttttttattcatactatatatttatatctatattggagatttacacatatagttatatattcatgaacaaaacacacaacacacaacaaaacacacacacacacacacacacacacacacacacacaccacacaacacacaacacacgcacacacacaacacacacacacaaaccacacatacacacacaccacatatatatagtaatatagtatatatatctattatatagatatatatatgatatatatatatatagatatactatatatatatatatgtgtatatatatataaataatatatatcttatagaagatagatagaagatagatagatagatatagagtagatatacacccctggatatatagatatgttagatataagaatatagatatgtagatattacagatatatagatatatagatatatatgttgtcgatagataaaattgatagaagagctagatagagagatacagattaTAATaggatacttatgtatatatatatatatatattatattatatatatatatataataatatagatatatatatacttatatatattatatagatatatataggtatagattatatattatatatctatagatatatatatatatatgtatatatatatatatatatatataatatatatacatagctatgaATAATGTATTGACaccgatatatactatatatatatatatattatatatatctagtatatatatatatattctgtctatctatctaccttctatctatctatctattatctatctttctctctatcatctagTATATagcatatcatatctatatatatatatatatatatatagatatatatacgatatatatatatattagaagatatatatatgtatggatgtatattatatatatatatatagattatgagatagatatatatagaagatatatatatatatataatatatatatatatatagtaacttattataatatatatatatatatatatatatatacatacatatatgatgtgttatgtttgtaaatatatcacCTTAGCGCCGTTCCTTCCGATATGTAGCGAGGGATTCTGCATAACCTCCTGGTGTACAGTATCGTTGTTACTGGACTCCTGCAGCACATCCTGGGTCTGTTGGAAAAGTGATTTATAAGTATAAAACGgttgtatatttcatttttgaTATCTATGGTTCACGTATTAAAGCCCCTTAAAGCACCTGTCGCCCTAAAATATTTAGGTACACacacaatctctttctctctcacacacacatacacacacacacacacacacacacacacacacacacacacacacacacacacacacacactcacgcacacatatacagacacatacacacacatctgtatctatatatatatatattatatatatagagataataatatatatatatatatatatatatagtgcgcgatatataatatatatatatataaatatatatatatatatatatatatatatatatatattatattatatacacatatttatatttacatttagatATTACCTGAGGTCCTCCTCCGTGTTGAATATTCTGGAAAAGGAAATCGCCGTTCTTCGATATGGCCATTCTGCGGCTCTGTAGGAAGAGATATATTTACTTTCAAACAtcagtgtttaaatatatatgtgtgcatgtcagtaaataaatatgattttttaaatatatatacatttacacagacacacacacgcacgcacacaccatacacacacaccatattatgtgtatattatacatgtatatatatatatatatatatatctataatatataatatatatatatatatatatatatatatatatctatctatatatatatatatatagatctgtgtgtgtgtgtgtgtgtgtgtgtatgatataattatatatatattatatatatatatataatatatatatatatatatatatatatatgtatatcattgtgtgtgtgtgttgtcgtgtggtggtatgtgtgcgtgtgtgttgtgtgtgtgtgtgtgtgtgtgtatatatattactatatatatatatatatatgtgtgtgtgtgtgtgtggtgtgtgtgtggtgtgtgtgtgtgtgtgtggtgtgtgtgtgtgtgtgtgggtatgtatcatttatatactaaattatatatatatatatatatatatatatatatatatatatattatatatatatagattatatatatatattagatgatatatctacacgatatattatatatatatattatatagatatatagattatatatttatatatatatatatatatatatatatatatatgtatatatatatattattatatatatatatatatatatatattatatatatatcatatttcatagtTATGATATAATAGTTTCTGTATCTATTCCTCAGTATACGTTACATGCACGTTCTACAAGCATCCCTTCCCACGCTTATACAGTATATGATGATTAAATATAGATTTACTCACAAATCCAGAAAGTACAGCTAACAGGGGATTTACTCTCTTGTGCTTCATGATGACTGAAATTGAAAAGATACAATGACTATATGCTCATGTAATTAAGGTAGTAATGATAGCATTCATGTTGATGGTGAATgggagatgataaaaaataacgattGTTCTCAATATCTATGATAACATTATGTTCATTATTCTTTAAATTGTTGATAATGTGGTATAGGGCATCATTCTattgttatagtcattattaccaataattatcataattattgaaattatccatatcattattattattaccatcacaataataatagtgataatgctgatgatgatggtaataataatgatgatgatgatgatgatgatatgatgataatgatgctgatgatgattaaggacaataataatgatgatattaatgatcatattGAAGATAATGGTAATTCTAATAAACCGTTGTtggcaatgataatgagagtaaagagtgataattgtgataattataataaaatggtaatataaacaataaacatatagatagtaacactactactattaataataataataataataataataataataataataataataataatgataataataataataatcgtaaaaatactactactaataataatatgtataataaagataattgtaacaataatagtaatgatatttatcataaaaagaataatgataataacagtgacaacgaTAGTAATGCttaatagcaaaaacaaatactaacaataataataaaagaaatagcaataataatgatgataataataatcatgtttgCGTTTGTAACATAAAAAGTAACAATGCGATGCACATACCTTCCCAGTTCTGTGAGTAGATTGGTCCAGCCAACATTGCAGTTGCCAGTATTGCAATTAGAGTCTTCATGATTGCACCTAATGACctaactgaaaataaaatataaatctcgttatttttttaagttttactgAGGTATAATTTGAATATTTCGAAGTGATTGcgtatcattattactttgcGATTTGAAAATTGTTGAAGATTCAAGTCATCACATTACGGCGCATTTACTGTTTATATGGAAGGAGGAGTTACAATGAAATAGAATATATTGAACTGTAAGTTGAACTAAAATAAAGTCGTTTATTTAAAGTCCAAATGGTCTCAATTGCCCTATTTAAACCCTATGTTGCACGAAGAGTAATTATGACAATATTGATTTTacgaaaaataagcaaaaaacgaaaaataagcaaaaattcgtATTGCACTTTAAACATATCCCACAAACATtgttagataattataataaagcaaTGATTGTGAGAAGACATTGATgccaaataatgaatataataacattgATCACTCTAAGtacttatacaaaaatattaattatgattacgagcaccctcccctcctcccttttttccctttttttttttttacacaaggaaCGTAAATATGAGATATGAACAAGGAGCGCAGATATGACAATTGAACACTAGACAAAACAGTTATAGCACCTTCACCAAGAATGTTCGGGATATCGCAGAAGGAGCGTCCGCTGCCCAAGAGGACGGAGACGAGACTGGGTGGGCGCCATCCTAATTCAGCGGGGTCATCCAAGGCAAAACACATTCTACCATCTTCGATGAAGTGCTAAGAAATCATTTGCTTTTATAATACTTCCCCAAACTCTCTTCCCTACATGTGGCGGATTTGAACTCTTGGGTTCCGCGATAAAGGGGCTAGTATTTAATTAATCAAACTCGTACCTTCTCTATTGATCAGATTTGACCAAAAATAATCATGCTTGATTAACAAACAGTACAAGTGGATTTAGCCGtcgtttattctctttatttatttattctcttattttagATTATCGCTATATGTCGATTGTTACTCTATTATCCCATTTCCTCTATTaagtttcctcctttcctctcatttctttgcGCTCTTTCCTTCcaccaccttctccccttcctccctcctccccctttcaccttctccccttcctcccccttccccaccttctccccctcctcacccttccaccaccttctccccttcccccctcctcacccttccacacacacacaccacacacacacacacacacaacacaacacacacacacatatatataatataatttatatataatatatatatatatatactactatatatattatatgtgttgtgtgtgtgtgtgtgtgtgtgtgtgtgtgtggtgtgtgtgtgtgtgtgtgtgtggtgtgtgtggtgtgtgtgcgtccgcGCGCGCACCCACCcactcaaaataatatatatatatatatatatatatatatatatatatatatatatatatatatatatatatatatcacgtaaagTAATCTCTATTACTGATGTGACAAGTTTAAGAGACCTTGGTGTTACTATTACGAATCAAGCTTCATAAGATTCAATATCATCGAggtgacggaggggggggggcaatatcTATTTAGGCTCCCATTTGAGTGTGGTTGTTGTACAGTCAGTAACAAaactatcgttatctttatttgtgGTCAATGAAGAGCTGGGCGGTAACTTCTGGTACTTACACCGATGCGCTTTTTTTGTGAAACTACAATTGCCTCGACTATTCCAACCTTTCGTTCGATTTTTCAATAGTTTGTGCACAGCGTAACGTACacttatttttctgactgtacgTCCGTGGGAAGACGCATTTCGCCATCGCCTCTTCGTCAAGAACACTCATCCCGAGGAAGCGATAATTTCATACTAGATATAATATCTTGTTTACGTTTTTTAACCGTGAACGTTTCATTCGGTCTTTC
The Penaeus monodon isolate SGIC_2016 chromosome 18, NSTDA_Pmon_1, whole genome shotgun sequence genome window above contains:
- the LOC119584197 gene encoding uncharacterized protein LOC119584197 isoform X1; protein product: MCFALDDPAELGWRPPSLVSVLLGSGRSFCDIPNILGEVRSLGAIMKTLIAILATAMLAGPIYSQNWEVIMKHKRVNPLLAVLSGFSRRMAISKNGDFLFQNIQHGGGPQTQDVLQESSNNDTVHQEVMQNPSLHIGRNGAKSLQSQQVHQHATGHYVVQNVVQGPSIHIPNFKLPDVHVNTHHSKCSD
- the LOC119584197 gene encoding uncharacterized protein LOC119584197 isoform X2, translated to MCFALDDPAELGWRPPSLVSVLLGSGRSFCDIPNILVRSLGAIMKTLIAILATAMLAGPIYSQNWEVIMKHKRVNPLLAVLSGFSRRMAISKNGDFLFQNIQHGGGPQTQDVLQESSNNDTVHQEVMQNPSLHIGRNGAKSLQSQQVHQHATGHYVVQNVVQGPSIHIPNFKLPDVHVNTHHSKCSD